A genomic window from Prunus persica cultivar Lovell chromosome G2, Prunus_persica_NCBIv2, whole genome shotgun sequence includes:
- the LOC18787644 gene encoding protein ECERIFERUM 1 yields the protein MASTPGILTDWPWTPLGNFKHVILAPWIIHGAYSFVVNDGKEKDLSYFLIFPFMLWRMIHNQIWITLSRYQTAKGNGRIVDKPLEFEQVDRERNWDDQIVFNGILFCLGSRHMPGAQNLPLWRTDGVLLTILLHAGPVEYLYYWLHRALHHHFLYSRYHSHHHSSIVTEPITSVIHPFAEHIAYFVLFAIPMLTTTLTGTASIISFAGYVTYIDFMNNMGHCNFELIPNWLFSIFPPLKYLMYTPSFHSLHHTQFRTNYSLFMPIYDYIYGTMDKSSDSLYETSLKRKEETPDVLHLTHLTTPESIYHLPLGFASLSSKPHTSHWYLWLMWPVTLWSAMLTWIYGRTFVVERQRFDKLRLQAWVIPKYSLQYFLQWQNEAINGLIEEAILEAEEKGVKVLSLGLLNQGEELNRYGGLYVHRYPELKMKVVDGSSLAVAVILNSIPKGTTEVLLRGNLTKVAYATAFALCQKGIQVATLNQTEYLKLTKSLNVTDSRLVLARSYAQKIWLVGDGLSEEEQLRAPKGTLFVPFSQFPQKKLRKDCFYHYTPAMKTPPSLENVHACENWLPRRVMSAWRIAGIVHALEGWKEHECGYNMSNIDKVWQATLQHGFQPLMISTTHTKN from the exons atggCTTCCACACCAGGAATTCTCACTGACTGGCCATGGACTCCTCTTGGAAACTTTAAG CATGTGATCTTGGCTCCTTGGATCATTCATGGCGCATACTCGTTTGTGGTTAAtgatgggaaagaaaaagatctaTCTTATTTCCTCATCTTTCCATTTATGCTGTGGAGGATGATCCACAACCAGATATGGATCACTCTGTCTCGATACCAGACCGCCAAGGGCAATGGCCGAATCGTTGACAAACCTCTTGAGTTTGAGCAAGTCGACCGAGAAAGAAATTG GGATGATCAAATAGTGTTCAATGGGATTTTGTTCTGCCTAGGCAGCAGGCATATGCCTGGGGCTCAAAATCTGCCACTTTGGAGGACAGATGGGGTTCTCTTGACGATTTTGCTGCATGCTGGCCCAGTGGAGTACCTCTACTATTGGCTCCACAGAGCACTTCACCATCATTTCCTCTACTCTCGCTACCATTCTCATCACCATTCCTCTATTGTCACTGAGCCAATCACTT CTGTGATTCATCCATTTGCGGAGCACATAGCATATTTCGTACTCTTTGCTATACCTATGTTGACGACTACACTCACGGGGACAGCTTCAATCATATCCTTTGCTGGCTATGTTACTTATATTGACTTCATGAACAACATGGGACACTGCAATTTTGAGCTCATTCCAAACTGgctcttctccattttccctcCTCTTAAGTATCTCATGTACACCCCATC GTTCCACTCTTTGCATCACACGCAATTCAGGACCAATTACTCACTCTTCATGCCAATCTACGACTACATCTATGGAACCATGGACAAATCTTCAGATTCTCTCTACGAAACTTCACtcaagagaaaggaagaaacacCAGATGTCCTTCATCTAACTCATCTAACAACACCTGAGTCCATCTATCATCTACCGCTAGGATTTGCTTCCTTGTCCTCTAAGCCCCACACATCACACTGGTACCTATGGTTGATGTGGCCTGTGACACTGTGGTCCGCGATGCTTACTTGGATCTATGGCCGTACATTTGTGGTTGAGCGGCAGCGTTTTGACAAGCTAAGATTACAAGCTTGGGTCATACCCAAATACAGCTTGCAA TACTTCTTGCAATGGCAAAATGAAGCTATCAATGGTTTGATTGAGGAAGCCATACTGGAAGCAGAGGAAAAGGGTGTCAAAGTTTTAAGTTTAGGTCTCTTGAATCAG GGTGAGGAGCTGAACAGATACGGGGGTCTATATGTTCACAGGTATCCTGAGCTGAAAATGAAGGTGGTGGATGGAAGTAGCTTAGCTGTGGCTGTAATCTTAAACAGCATTCCAAAAGGGACAACCGAAGTTCTTCTGAGAGGCAACCTCACCAAGGTTGCTTATGCCACTGCCTTTGCTTTGTGTCAGAAGGGTATCCAG GTAGCTACTTTGAACCAGACCGAGTATTTGAAGCTAACAAAATCATTAAATGTCACTGACAGTCGTTTGGTCCTTGCAAGAAGTTATGCCCAAAAG ATTTGGTTAGTGGGAGATGGATTGAGTGAAGAAGAACAACTGAGAGCACCGAAAGGAACATTATTTGTTCCTTTCTCCCAATTCCCACAAAAAAAACTGCGTAAAGACTGCTTCTACCACTACACTCCAGCAATGAAGACACCCCCATCTCTTGAGAATGTTCATGCTTGTGAG AATTGGTTGCCAAGAAGGGTGATGAGTGCATGGCGCATAGCAGGCATAGTGCATGCCTTGGAAGGCTGGAAGGAGCATGAGTGTGGGTACAACATGTCCAATATTGACAAAGTTTGGCAAGCAACTCTCCAACATGGCTTTCAGCCTCTCATGATCTCTACCACCCACACCAAAAATTAG